The following are from one region of the Thermomicrobiales bacterium genome:
- the serS gene encoding serine--tRNA ligase, whose protein sequence is MLDLRLIREKPEFVKEQIAKLHTTAPIDEIVELDERRRALLTEVETMRATLNEGSRQTGKVPAGAERDAHIAKMRQLGDEISTQNETVAALDKELLHLQLLVPNLPAPEAPVGADENDNIVTSTWGTPRTFDFQPRPHWELGEQLGIIDFERGVKVSGSRFNFLRGDGARLQRAIISWMLDLHREQGYDEVYPPYLVRREAMVGTGNLPKFEDTLFRDEAEDLWMIPTAEVPVTNMYRDEILDGAQLPINHTAYSACFRNEKASAGRDVRGIKRLFQFDKVEMVMFVRPEESSDAHARLVRDAAETLERLELPYRNLEICTGDLSFVAARKVDLEVWAPGVDEWLEVSSCSNFRDFQARRSNIRFRPAEGQRPQFVHTLNGSGLGMPRTMIAVMENYQNEDGSITIPTVLRPYMGGQERIG, encoded by the coding sequence ATGCTGGACTTACGGCTGATCCGCGAAAAGCCCGAGTTTGTCAAAGAGCAGATCGCCAAGCTGCACACGACCGCGCCGATCGACGAGATCGTCGAGCTGGACGAGCGCCGACGAGCATTGCTGACCGAGGTTGAGACAATGCGCGCGACGCTCAACGAGGGCTCGCGCCAGACCGGCAAGGTCCCTGCCGGCGCAGAGCGCGACGCGCACATCGCAAAGATGCGGCAGCTCGGCGACGAGATCTCGACGCAGAACGAGACCGTCGCCGCGCTCGACAAGGAGCTCCTGCACCTGCAGCTTCTCGTTCCAAATCTCCCAGCGCCGGAAGCACCGGTCGGCGCAGACGAGAACGACAATATTGTGACGAGCACCTGGGGGACGCCGCGCACGTTCGATTTCCAGCCGCGCCCACACTGGGAGCTCGGCGAGCAGCTCGGAATCATCGACTTCGAGCGTGGCGTCAAAGTCTCGGGCTCACGCTTCAACTTCCTGCGTGGCGACGGTGCTCGACTCCAGCGCGCGATCATTTCCTGGATGCTCGATCTGCACCGCGAACAGGGCTACGACGAGGTCTATCCTCCGTATCTCGTGCGCCGCGAAGCCATGGTCGGCACCGGTAACCTGCCAAAGTTCGAGGACACACTGTTCCGCGACGAAGCGGAAGATCTCTGGATGATTCCAACTGCCGAGGTGCCGGTCACAAACATGTATCGAGATGAGATCCTCGACGGTGCGCAACTGCCGATTAACCACACGGCCTACTCGGCCTGCTTCCGGAACGAAAAGGCCAGCGCAGGTCGCGATGTTCGCGGCATCAAGCGCCTGTTCCAGTTCGACAAGGTCGAGATGGTCATGTTTGTCCGGCCCGAAGAATCAAGCGACGCCCACGCTCGGTTGGTCCGTGACGCCGCCGAGACGCTGGAGCGTCTGGAGTTGCCATACCGCAACCTGGAGATCTGCACCGGTGACCTGTCGTTCGTCGCCGCACGCAAGGTCGATCTGGAAGTCTGGGCACCGGGCGTCGATGAGTGGCTGGAAGTGTCGTCCTGCTCAAACTTCCGCGACTTTCAGGCGCGCCGATCGAACATCCGGTTCCGACCGGCAGAAGGCCAGCGACCGCAGTTCGTCCACACACTAAACGGCTCGGGCCTCGGCATGCCGCGAACGATGATCGCGGTCATGGAGAACTACCAGAACGAAGACGGGTCGATCACCATTCCGACGGTCCTCCGGCCATACATGGGCGGCCAGGAACGCATCGGTTAA
- a CDS encoding DUF2249 domain-containing protein: protein MSSQASETVVVDVRGMVPRDRHPMIFEKIDGLAAGETMRLVNDHDPKPLYYQLMAERPGAIAWEYLEEGPEVWQVRMTKQ, encoded by the coding sequence ATGTCATCGCAAGCGAGTGAGACGGTCGTTGTGGATGTTCGCGGGATGGTGCCGCGCGATCGGCATCCGATGATCTTCGAGAAGATTGACGGTCTGGCGGCCGGCGAGACGATGCGGCTGGTTAACGACCACGATCCGAAGCCGCTCTATTACCAGCTGATGGCCGAGCGTCCGGGCGCAATCGCCTGGGAATACCTCGAAGAAGGCCCGGAAGTCTGGCAGGTTCGGATGACCAAGCAGTAG
- a CDS encoding cbb3-type cytochrome c oxidase subunit I — protein MKPAAIPRPSGGISSAHAPDLDIPARFMALAMFGLLVTGIIGVVAYPLLLESFYAPKLLAFVHLHTLGIVAPLVVGASYQLVPVVLQEPLAAPRVARFSFWVYLVGVLLFLPSLVATWQIGLGIGGTLLFAALLLYAAIVWMTLASAPERGVIRWHIAAAVVGLPLGVAAGLLLALNKTTGFLEGRTLSLLAAHATLMILCWITPLLFGVAYRLVGMFTLSEDRLWHRVAWAELGFTLVGGWTLATSFLLFHSRPVFIMASALVLIGQALFFVQLAHMYHARRRRQIDVHIPFAMTAASCGVLAGLALFIGFIRGDGPAGELWVVAVWLGIAGMMISAIQGFFYKIATFLVWLNRYAPVAGRQKVPRLEELYKLRVARIGWICWLAALITSASGILLGVDLLVTAGGLLAAGGIGCFLSNVVRIASHWQSGPLDRVIGRMRRSRRAAGGERVGHVIASE, from the coding sequence GTGAAGCCAGCTGCGATCCCTCGACCGAGTGGGGGCATCAGTTCCGCCCACGCCCCTGATCTGGACATTCCAGCGCGCTTCATGGCACTCGCGATGTTCGGGCTGCTGGTCACGGGGATTATCGGCGTTGTGGCGTATCCGCTCCTGCTGGAGTCGTTTTACGCGCCGAAGCTGCTGGCGTTTGTGCATCTCCACACGCTCGGCATCGTCGCGCCGCTGGTCGTTGGTGCGAGCTATCAGCTCGTGCCGGTGGTGTTGCAGGAGCCGCTTGCTGCGCCGCGCGTCGCGCGCTTCTCATTCTGGGTATATCTCGTCGGCGTTCTGCTGTTCCTGCCATCTTTGGTAGCAACCTGGCAAATCGGCCTGGGAATCGGCGGAACACTCCTGTTCGCCGCGTTGCTCCTGTACGCAGCCATCGTCTGGATGACGCTGGCATCCGCGCCCGAGCGCGGCGTCATCCGCTGGCACATCGCTGCTGCGGTCGTTGGATTGCCGCTCGGCGTTGCTGCGGGTCTGCTGTTGGCGCTGAACAAGACAACCGGCTTTCTGGAGGGGCGGACGCTGTCGCTGCTGGCCGCCCACGCGACACTGATGATCCTGTGCTGGATCACGCCGCTCCTGTTCGGCGTCGCCTATCGGCTGGTCGGCATGTTCACGCTCAGCGAAGATCGCCTCTGGCATCGCGTTGCCTGGGCCGAGCTTGGGTTCACGCTTGTCGGCGGCTGGACACTGGCGACGAGCTTCCTGCTATTTCATTCACGACCGGTGTTCATCATGGCATCGGCGCTCGTGTTGATCGGGCAGGCGCTATTCTTCGTCCAGCTCGCCCACATGTATCACGCGCGTCGTCGACGGCAGATCGATGTCCACATTCCATTCGCAATGACGGCCGCCAGCTGCGGTGTGCTTGCCGGACTGGCGTTGTTCATTGGCTTCATCCGCGGTGACGGCCCAGCAGGCGAGTTATGGGTGGTGGCAGTCTGGCTGGGCATCGCCGGGATGATGATTAGCGCCATTCAGGGCTTCTTCTACAAGATTGCGACATTCCTCGTCTGGCTCAATCGCTACGCGCCAGTTGCTGGCCGCCAGAAGGTGCCGCGACTGGAAGAGCTCTACAAGCTGCGAGTTGCGCGGATCGGCTGGATCTGCTGGCTCGCAGCGCTGATTACCTCGGCTTCAGGGATTCTCTTGGGTGTCGATCTTCTTGTAACGGCGGGCGGACTGCTCGCCGCTGGCGGGATCGGCTGCTTCCTGAGCAACGTCGTTCGGATCGCCAGTCACTGGCAGTCCGGACCGCTCGATCGTGTTATCGGCCGCATGCGCCGGAGTCGACGCGCGGCAGGTGGAGAAAGGGTAGGCCATGTCATCGCAAGCGAGTGA